The following proteins are co-located in the Tardibacter chloracetimidivorans genome:
- a CDS encoding TonB-dependent receptor, producing MKMRKSAVSMLTLLGTTMLATSAFAQDAVEPQQAGEDQLAQAPAATQPSVVSESQAGLSDIIVTARRRAEPLQQTPVAISAIDSARLAEARVTNISDVTTLAPSITLARNSTNPVSLFPFIRGFGTKSSDPAQEPPIALTIDEIYQAQLIGAYINLFDVEAVEVLRGPQGTVLGKNSPAGGVAVRTRRPKDEFGGLVQADYGSFDNVHLRGYVDAPLVPGKLLATVSANYQNSDGYMRNILTGKRLGGIDLQSYRVGLLAHLGETVDWYVTGQIDFDKGEDAGNRNVSTRDRLVVPGLTYVVPPPVTLTCTAPYSASLCDSALPITSKYKTRAAPQPKRDSRNLSLASNLNVDAGPVGLAVVTGYRHFREVSFSDIDGTELGIIDSGYDGNYRSFSHEMRLSSNDGEGLDLDGRLNWLVGIYFFNYEYDRFNDQVILGNRGGTYQEGSTNSYAIFGRAEYEVADGFSLSAGGRQTWDRKKHLSCGSRCLLGLQADISERASWNNFSYDLTANYNFTPNNMIYLRYATGYRGGGFTGVPATVAASSIADPETVKAWELGLKNDFFDNRLRVNVSIFQNKFQDLQRVVTESTDIPPFFIQKLRNAAKAKTQGVEVEMQARPVDALTLRGSVGYLDAKYTDFVANVTGVEANGASDLSFLKFPYTSKWTASFGATYDLDLGTVGSVSFTGDYAYRSSYYTTDLNYPFSYQDGVGVLSGKITWRDVDDRLSVSVWGRNLTDEFYIDGGDPVASLTTYVSDAPPREIGVSVGYRF from the coding sequence ATGAAAATGAGAAAAAGCGCCGTTTCGATGCTGACGTTACTCGGTACGACGATGTTGGCGACATCGGCGTTCGCGCAGGATGCCGTCGAGCCGCAACAGGCTGGCGAGGACCAGCTTGCCCAAGCTCCCGCCGCTACGCAGCCGTCTGTCGTGAGCGAGTCTCAGGCGGGACTGTCCGATATCATCGTGACGGCGCGCCGCCGCGCGGAACCCCTCCAGCAAACGCCGGTGGCGATTTCCGCTATCGATAGCGCAAGGCTGGCAGAAGCTCGGGTCACCAACATCTCCGACGTCACGACCCTGGCGCCTTCGATCACGCTGGCGCGCAACTCGACCAATCCGGTTTCACTGTTCCCGTTCATTCGCGGTTTCGGCACTAAATCAAGCGATCCGGCCCAGGAGCCGCCCATCGCGCTGACTATTGATGAAATCTACCAGGCGCAGCTGATCGGCGCGTATATCAATCTTTTTGACGTTGAGGCGGTTGAAGTGCTTCGCGGTCCGCAGGGCACGGTTCTGGGCAAGAACTCCCCGGCAGGCGGCGTGGCCGTCCGCACGCGGCGACCCAAGGACGAATTTGGTGGTCTGGTGCAGGCCGATTACGGCAGCTTCGATAACGTGCACCTCCGCGGCTATGTCGATGCTCCGCTCGTTCCGGGCAAGTTGCTTGCGACCGTTTCGGCCAATTATCAGAACTCAGATGGTTACATGCGTAACATATTGACCGGCAAACGATTGGGCGGCATTGATCTCCAGTCGTACCGCGTCGGCCTGCTCGCCCATCTTGGCGAAACCGTCGATTGGTACGTCACCGGACAGATCGATTTTGACAAGGGCGAAGATGCCGGCAACCGGAACGTGAGCACCAGGGATCGGCTCGTCGTACCTGGCCTGACCTATGTCGTGCCTCCGCCCGTGACATTGACTTGCACGGCGCCTTATAGCGCAAGCCTGTGCGACTCCGCGCTTCCGATAACCAGTAAGTACAAGACGCGTGCCGCGCCTCAGCCCAAGCGCGACAGCCGCAACCTGAGCCTGGCCTCCAACCTCAATGTGGATGCCGGACCCGTTGGTCTGGCGGTGGTGACGGGATATCGTCACTTCCGCGAAGTTTCCTTCTCTGACATTGATGGCACCGAACTGGGGATCATCGATTCAGGCTATGACGGCAACTACCGCTCATTCTCTCATGAGATGCGCTTGTCCTCGAATGACGGTGAAGGGCTTGACCTTGACGGCCGTCTCAACTGGCTGGTCGGAATATATTTCTTCAACTACGAATATGATCGCTTCAATGACCAGGTCATTCTCGGTAACCGGGGCGGGACCTATCAGGAAGGCTCAACAAACAGCTATGCTATTTTCGGCCGGGCTGAGTACGAAGTGGCGGACGGCTTCAGCCTGTCGGCTGGCGGTCGTCAAACATGGGATCGCAAGAAGCACCTTTCCTGCGGGTCACGCTGCCTTCTCGGGCTTCAGGCGGACATCAGCGAGCGGGCGTCCTGGAACAACTTCTCCTACGATCTGACGGCAAACTATAATTTCACGCCGAATAATATGATCTATCTGCGTTATGCTACGGGCTATCGCGGCGGAGGATTCACCGGCGTTCCGGCCACCGTGGCAGCGTCGTCCATCGCTGATCCGGAAACCGTGAAGGCGTGGGAACTTGGCCTGAAGAACGACTTTTTCGACAATCGCCTTCGAGTCAACGTGTCCATCTTCCAGAACAAGTTCCAGGATTTGCAGCGCGTTGTGACGGAGTCGACCGACATCCCGCCGTTCTTCATCCAAAAGTTGAGGAACGCGGCAAAGGCCAAGACGCAAGGTGTTGAGGTTGAGATGCAGGCAAGGCCAGTCGATGCGCTCACGCTTCGCGGATCGGTCGGCTATCTTGACGCCAAGTATACGGACTTCGTGGCCAATGTTACCGGCGTTGAGGCGAATGGCGCTTCGGATCTGTCGTTCCTGAAGTTCCCTTATACGTCCAAGTGGACCGCAAGTTTTGGCGCCACCTATGATCTTGATCTGGGTACTGTCGGAAGCGTGTCGTTCACTGGAGACTATGCGTACAGGTCAAGCTATTACACAACGGACCTGAACTATCCATTCTCTTATCAGGATGGCGTCGGTGTCCTGTCCGGTAAAATTACCTGGCGCGACGTTGACGACCGGCTATCGGTTTCGGTCTGGGGCAGAAACCTGACGGACGAGTTCTACATTGACGGTGGTGATCCGGTCGCGAGCCTCACCACCTATGTGTCGGACGCACCTCCGCGAGAGATCGGAGTATCGGTTGGCTATCGTTTCTAA
- a CDS encoding enoyl-CoA hydratase, whose product MVYEQILYATNDGVCRIALNRPEHRNAQGRQLLEELDDAMRRAESDSNVRVVILAAEGAHFSAGHDLKESQRDRPSLSVEQRWEWEEEHYLNYCLRIWDLKKPTIAEVHGACIAAGFMLVNMCDLIVASEDAYFADPVAHSIGAASVEVLVHPWVLGARKAKELLYTGGKLTAADAMAAGMVNRVVPRGELETATMELAARIANAPPFGLRLMKKSINRLLDIQGFRNSIQAHFDTHQLSHESETFRSATQKGLSGTIRQGKAKAAS is encoded by the coding sequence ATGGTCTATGAGCAGATACTCTACGCCACCAATGATGGCGTTTGCCGCATTGCGTTGAACCGGCCCGAGCACCGCAATGCCCAGGGCCGACAGCTGCTGGAGGAATTGGATGACGCAATGCGCCGCGCGGAGAGCGATTCCAATGTCCGGGTCGTTATCCTCGCCGCCGAAGGCGCGCACTTCTCCGCCGGTCACGACCTGAAGGAATCGCAGCGGGACCGTCCCAGCCTTTCAGTGGAACAGCGTTGGGAATGGGAAGAAGAGCATTATCTGAATTACTGCCTTCGCATCTGGGATCTGAAAAAGCCCACGATCGCGGAGGTGCACGGCGCCTGCATAGCTGCCGGTTTCATGCTCGTGAACATGTGTGATCTGATTGTGGCGTCTGAGGATGCTTATTTCGCGGACCCGGTCGCTCACAGCATCGGCGCGGCATCCGTCGAGGTGCTCGTGCATCCTTGGGTGCTTGGGGCGCGCAAGGCCAAGGAATTGCTCTACACGGGTGGTAAATTGACTGCGGCGGATGCGATGGCCGCCGGCATGGTCAATCGCGTGGTGCCGCGAGGCGAATTGGAGACCGCCACAATGGAGCTGGCGGCACGCATCGCCAATGCGCCGCCCTTCGGTCTGCGTCTCATGAAGAAATCGATCAATCGCCTGCTGGATATTCAGGGTTTTCGTAACTCCATCCAGGCGCATTTCGATACGCACCAGCTTTCACACGAATCCGAGACGTTCCGCTCGGCCACCCAAAAGGGACTTTCTGGAACAATCCGGCAAGGCAAAGCCAAGGCTGCCAGCTGA
- a CDS encoding nuclear transport factor 2 family protein, with protein sequence MKMSKSLEDRIRHLEDIEEIRQLRMRYHINTNDGHFDRMWELFTEDAYVDFGYISRARGRREINELFLRIPRNLPLVKQFIHNHLVEVDGDEATGVSYLDARYAQDGDSVMVAARFDEIYTRTSEGWRIRQMGLELYFSVPITQGWAGDQLNYVKPFT encoded by the coding sequence ATGAAAATGTCCAAATCTCTTGAAGACAGAATAAGGCATCTGGAGGATATAGAAGAGATCCGTCAGCTTCGTATGCGTTACCACATAAACACCAATGACGGTCATTTCGACCGCATGTGGGAACTTTTTACGGAAGATGCCTATGTCGACTTCGGCTACATCTCTCGCGCGCGCGGCCGAAGGGAAATAAACGAGCTGTTTCTTCGTATTCCCCGCAATCTGCCGCTGGTGAAGCAATTCATTCACAATCATCTGGTGGAGGTGGATGGCGACGAGGCGACCGGCGTCTCTTATCTGGATGCCCGCTACGCGCAGGACGGCGATAGTGTGATGGTCGCTGCCCGTTTCGACGAGATTTACACGCGCACATCAGAAGGGTGGCGGATCAGGCAGATGGGTCTCGAGCTCTATTTCTCGGTTCCGATCACGCAGGGCTGGGCCGGAGATCAGTTGAATTACGTCAAACCTTTCACCTGA
- a CDS encoding aldehyde dehydrogenase, translated as MATGLHDGDQGFRLANPERLFIGGEWKNPVEGQGLDVISPVDGKVGARVAAGGPRDVEAAVRAARNAFDNGPWPRMPIAERAAIVRRIGALLHERLAETAWATTLEMGAPLPMARAVAERAAALFDDYAAIGESYPVEDLRRRTNGEYAIVVSEPAGVVAAIVPWNGPSLLAALKVAPALVAGCTVILKPAPETPLDSYILAECIEAAGVPAGVFNLVTADRETSDHLIRHRDVDKISFTGSTAVGKHILRTAADRVARVSLELGGKSAAIVLDDADPELAVSRLAGEATMNTGQVCAALMRVIVPRAQVKMYSEMLAEAVSGMRVGNPFDEGTQIGPLAMERQLERVQGYIRKGREEGAKLVCGGARPADLNSGFYIQPTVFADVSQSMTIAREEIFGPVTSVIAHDGLDDAVRIANDSDYGLHGGVFTSDVDAAYAIARRMRTGNVGHNIRAIDWHMPFGGFKQSGLGREGGVEGFRNFLEVKTVYVSTPPSKFANS; from the coding sequence ATGGCAACGGGGCTTCATGACGGGGATCAGGGCTTCAGGCTCGCCAATCCAGAGCGGTTGTTCATTGGCGGGGAATGGAAAAATCCCGTCGAAGGGCAGGGGCTGGACGTAATTTCTCCCGTTGACGGCAAGGTCGGAGCCCGCGTAGCCGCCGGCGGCCCGCGGGACGTGGAAGCGGCTGTGCGTGCGGCGCGGAATGCCTTTGACAATGGACCATGGCCTCGGATGCCCATCGCCGAACGTGCCGCGATCGTGCGCCGGATCGGCGCTTTGCTGCACGAACGGCTTGCGGAAACCGCTTGGGCGACCACGCTGGAAATGGGCGCGCCATTGCCGATGGCGCGTGCTGTGGCGGAACGTGCTGCGGCGTTGTTCGACGATTATGCCGCTATCGGTGAATCCTATCCCGTTGAAGATCTACGCCGCAGGACCAATGGCGAATATGCAATTGTAGTCAGCGAACCCGCCGGGGTCGTCGCGGCGATTGTGCCCTGGAACGGGCCGAGTCTGCTGGCGGCCTTGAAGGTTGCCCCCGCACTGGTGGCGGGCTGCACTGTCATTTTGAAGCCGGCGCCCGAAACGCCCCTGGATTCCTATATCCTGGCGGAATGCATTGAGGCTGCCGGCGTCCCCGCGGGCGTATTCAATCTGGTAACGGCCGATCGCGAGACCAGCGATCATCTGATCCGTCACCGCGACGTGGACAAGATCAGCTTCACCGGCAGCACCGCGGTTGGCAAACACATCCTGCGCACCGCGGCGGATCGCGTGGCAAGGGTAAGCCTGGAACTGGGCGGAAAGTCGGCCGCCATCGTTCTGGACGACGCCGATCCCGAGCTTGCCGTCAGCCGTCTTGCCGGTGAGGCGACGATGAATACCGGACAGGTCTGTGCGGCGCTGATGCGCGTGATCGTTCCCAGGGCGCAGGTGAAGATGTACAGCGAAATGCTGGCGGAGGCGGTTTCCGGAATGAGGGTCGGAAACCCCTTTGACGAAGGAACGCAGATTGGTCCGCTTGCCATGGAACGTCAGCTTGAACGCGTCCAGGGCTATATCAGAAAGGGGCGCGAGGAAGGCGCAAAGCTGGTGTGCGGCGGGGCGCGACCGGCTGACCTCAACAGCGGCTTTTACATCCAGCCCACGGTTTTTGCGGACGTAAGCCAGAGCATGACGATCGCGCGGGAGGAGATTTTCGGACCCGTGACGAGCGTGATCGCGCATGACGGCCTGGATGATGCCGTTCGTATCGCAAACGACAGCGATTATGGGCTGCATGGCGGCGTCTTCACAAGCGATGTGGACGCGGCTTATGCGATTGCCCGACGGATGCGCACCGGCAATGTCGGCCATAACATCCGGGCCATTGATTGGCACATGCCGTTTGGGGGATTCAAGCAGTCCGGCCTCGGCCGGGAAGGCGGCGTGGAAGGCTTCCGCAATTTTCTTGAAGTCAAGACGGTCTATGTTTCAACTCCACCGTCAAAATTCGCGAATTCATGA
- a CDS encoding Zn-dependent alcohol dehydrogenase — translation MLRAAVMREFRGDLSIEEIEIDEPRADEVLIRTVASGICHTDLTYWGGRHPHPLPMILGHEGCGIVEAVGKGVTNVAVGDAVVTCMTSFCGHCDHCVTGNLVLCESPERDRAPNAKPKITARGEKLHPYGRLGSFAEKMLVYKNSCVRIRSDVPLDKASVVGCGVLTGVGAVINTAKVQPGQSVAVLGCGGVGLSAINGAVIAGAGRIIAIDSQPQKLELARAFGATDTVDASMGNAAEQVTQMTHGGVDVAFEAVGTALTAQSAFAMIRRGGAMVLVGMLPPDENVSFPGKEFVYGKKVIGSMLGSNRFPHDIPQLIDFYVQGKLKLDELVSQRVRLEDVNEALQQVGKGGVARSVVVFD, via the coding sequence GTGTTGCGCGCTGCTGTGATGAGGGAATTTCGCGGCGATCTATCGATCGAAGAAATCGAGATCGATGAACCGCGGGCCGACGAAGTCCTGATCCGCACAGTGGCCTCGGGCATTTGTCATACCGATTTGACCTATTGGGGCGGAAGACACCCCCACCCCTTGCCGATGATCCTGGGCCACGAAGGCTGCGGCATCGTGGAAGCAGTGGGCAAAGGCGTCACCAATGTCGCGGTCGGAGACGCCGTCGTCACATGCATGACAAGCTTCTGCGGTCATTGCGACCATTGTGTCACCGGAAATCTCGTTCTCTGCGAAAGTCCGGAGCGTGACCGGGCGCCGAACGCCAAGCCCAAGATCACCGCAAGAGGAGAAAAGCTGCACCCTTACGGGCGGCTGGGCAGCTTTGCCGAGAAAATGCTGGTGTATAAAAACAGCTGCGTGCGCATACGGTCCGACGTGCCGCTGGATAAAGCGTCAGTGGTCGGCTGCGGCGTCCTGACAGGGGTGGGTGCGGTCATCAATACCGCCAAGGTGCAGCCGGGCCAGTCTGTCGCGGTTCTCGGATGTGGCGGCGTGGGTCTGTCGGCAATCAACGGCGCAGTGATCGCCGGAGCTGGCCGGATCATCGCAATTGACTCCCAGCCTCAAAAACTGGAGCTGGCCCGTGCGTTCGGGGCGACCGACACTGTGGACGCAAGCATGGGCAATGCCGCCGAGCAGGTCACGCAGATGACGCATGGCGGGGTGGACGTGGCGTTCGAGGCCGTCGGCACGGCACTGACTGCCCAATCCGCCTTTGCAATGATTCGACGGGGTGGCGCCATGGTCCTTGTCGGCATGCTGCCGCCCGATGAGAATGTCTCCTTTCCGGGCAAGGAGTTCGTTTACGGGAAAAAGGTCATCGGCAGTATGCTGGGATCAAATCGCTTTCCCCACGACATTCCGCAGCTCATCGATTTCTACGTGCAGGGAAAGCTGAAACTCGACGAGCTTGTCTCACAGCGCGTCCGTCTGGAAGACGTCAACGAGGCATTGCAGCAAGTAGGAAAAGGCGGGGTGGCACGTTCTGTAGTCGTATTCGATTAA
- a CDS encoding SDR family NAD(P)-dependent oxidoreductase, with protein MRLNGKVAIITGAASGMGASHARLFGREGASVIVADVLEAEGRAVAEDIVAKGGKAVFERLDISSEADWDRVMDAAVSRFGALDILVNNAGLTGAGVQDVDEIGLFDRLVAVNLRGAFLGIRAAVRRMDGRGGAIVNIASISANIGNPGVHIGYNASKGGVRTLTKAAAAEYGPKKIRVNSVHPGVLPPMLGSKRVEVAESLLSRVPLRRTGELEEVSNAVLFLASDEASYISGAELYVDGGLLAT; from the coding sequence ATGCGGCTCAATGGAAAGGTTGCGATTATCACGGGGGCCGCTTCCGGCATGGGCGCGTCGCACGCGCGCCTATTTGGACGCGAGGGCGCTTCGGTCATTGTCGCCGATGTACTGGAGGCAGAGGGACGGGCCGTTGCCGAAGATATTGTTGCGAAGGGCGGCAAGGCGGTTTTCGAGCGGCTCGACATCTCCAGCGAGGCGGACTGGGACAGGGTGATGGACGCAGCCGTCAGCCGGTTTGGCGCGCTTGATATTCTGGTCAACAACGCGGGGCTTACCGGTGCGGGCGTTCAGGACGTGGATGAGATCGGACTGTTCGATCGGTTGGTGGCCGTAAACCTGCGCGGGGCTTTCCTCGGGATACGCGCGGCTGTGCGTCGAATGGACGGCCGGGGTGGGGCGATCGTGAACATAGCATCCATTTCAGCCAATATAGGCAATCCCGGCGTCCACATCGGCTACAACGCTTCAAAAGGCGGGGTCAGAACGCTGACCAAGGCGGCCGCGGCAGAATATGGTCCCAAGAAGATCAGGGTAAACTCCGTGCATCCCGGCGTCCTTCCACCGATGCTCGGCTCCAAGCGAGTGGAAGTGGCGGAATCCCTGCTTTCGAGGGTGCCGCTCAGGCGTACCGGCGAACTGGAAGAAGTCTCGAACGCGGTGTTGTTCCTCGCATCGGACGAGGCATCCTACATCAGTGGTGCGGAACTCTATGTAGATGGAGGGCTGCTGGCGACCTGA
- a CDS encoding oxidoreductase, producing MAAKILDPITINKLELKNRVVITPHGTFLSVDSFSEAAIAYQTARARGGCGLSIVECTSTHPTSVNTLNNFDDRVIPGFRKMIESIRPYGMKMFQQLYHGGHNANQPGKRPPLAPSDVHGTELKGVPVPLLEEQIEEIVASFGDAAERCREGGLHGVEIHGAHGYLIHQFLSPLVNRREDKWGGSLENRTRFLQEVLRAVRRKVGRDYVVGVRLSASEAIGGITEEDLQQVVRSLIAEDLIDYVSGSFGDYYEMRYMVGTMAEPTGYMLPSASQILKDVPIPRLTAGRFRTLDEAQQVLNDDIADMVGMLRAHIADPNLVSKSMAGKVEEVRPCIACNQGCVGGLFREQWLGCTVNPAVGFEKYLAEELIEPAKEPRKVLVVGGGPAGMEAARVAALQGHRVILAEAQPTLGGAVNAAKRAPVLHTIGDIVDWQERELFRLGVEVRLGTYMEADEILAEQADTIVIATGSMPRMDGVQTERPGEPPTGVDLPHVLSSIDLILGGKTELGRHAVVLDDTGHYEAIAVADALFAKGLSVTWVTRFNNLAPHMQFNYRGETALARFYNKDEGFTLLVNHHLAEIRPGEVTIHPTKAPTKRVTIPADTVVLVTPNQSVRYLYDEIRHRHPDVHLIGDALAPRDVQYAIADGHRAMRPPAPVVGDRSPA from the coding sequence ATGGCCGCGAAAATACTTGACCCGATTACTATAAATAAGCTGGAACTGAAGAATCGCGTGGTGATTACCCCGCACGGTACGTTTCTTTCCGTCGATTCCTTTTCCGAGGCCGCAATCGCCTATCAGACCGCCCGCGCCAGAGGCGGCTGTGGTCTTTCGATTGTCGAATGCACTTCGACCCACCCCACGAGCGTCAACACACTGAACAATTTCGACGACCGCGTTATCCCCGGTTTCCGGAAGATGATCGAGTCGATCCGTCCTTACGGCATGAAGATGTTCCAGCAACTCTATCATGGCGGGCACAACGCCAATCAACCCGGCAAGCGTCCGCCACTGGCGCCGTCGGATGTACATGGCACCGAGTTGAAGGGTGTGCCCGTTCCGCTGCTGGAAGAACAGATTGAAGAGATTGTCGCCTCCTTCGGCGACGCGGCGGAGCGGTGCCGCGAAGGCGGGCTGCACGGCGTCGAAATCCACGGCGCCCATGGCTATCTGATCCATCAGTTTTTGTCGCCGCTGGTCAACCGGCGCGAGGACAAATGGGGCGGCAGCCTGGAAAACAGGACGCGCTTTCTGCAGGAGGTGCTGCGTGCTGTCCGGCGGAAGGTCGGCCGGGATTATGTGGTAGGCGTCCGCCTTTCCGCCAGCGAGGCGATCGGAGGCATCACCGAGGAGGATCTGCAGCAGGTCGTGAGATCGCTGATCGCGGAGGATCTGATCGATTATGTGAGCGGGTCTTTCGGTGATTATTACGAAATGCGCTATATGGTCGGGACGATGGCGGAGCCGACCGGCTATATGCTGCCTTCGGCATCTCAGATCTTGAAAGATGTGCCGATTCCGCGCCTCACCGCCGGCCGTTTCCGTACTCTCGACGAAGCACAGCAGGTGCTCAACGATGACATCGCGGATATGGTCGGCATGCTGCGCGCCCATATCGCCGACCCCAATCTCGTCAGCAAATCCATGGCGGGCAAGGTCGAGGAGGTGCGCCCCTGCATCGCCTGCAATCAGGGCTGCGTCGGTGGCCTGTTCCGTGAACAATGGCTGGGCTGTACGGTAAATCCTGCCGTCGGCTTCGAAAAATACCTGGCCGAGGAACTGATCGAGCCGGCCAAGGAGCCGCGCAAGGTTCTGGTGGTCGGCGGCGGTCCGGCGGGAATGGAAGCGGCGCGTGTTGCCGCGCTTCAGGGGCACAGGGTGATCCTGGCGGAAGCTCAACCCACCCTAGGCGGCGCAGTCAATGCCGCCAAGCGAGCGCCGGTTCTTCATACAATCGGGGATATTGTGGATTGGCAGGAGCGTGAGCTATTCCGCCTCGGCGTCGAGGTGCGGCTCGGCACCTATATGGAGGCGGACGAAATCCTTGCCGAGCAGGCTGATACGATCGTTATCGCCACCGGATCGATGCCGCGCATGGATGGCGTTCAGACTGAACGGCCGGGTGAACCTCCCACAGGTGTGGACCTTCCTCACGTCCTGTCGTCAATTGACCTGATCCTCGGCGGCAAGACGGAGCTCGGCCGCCATGCCGTGGTGCTGGACGATACCGGACATTATGAAGCGATTGCAGTTGCGGACGCATTGTTCGCAAAGGGGCTGTCGGTCACCTGGGTGACGCGCTTTAACAATCTGGCGCCTCATATGCAGTTCAACTATCGCGGTGAAACGGCGCTTGCGCGCTTCTACAACAAAGATGAGGGTTTCACCTTGCTGGTGAACCATCATCTCGCCGAGATCAGGCCGGGCGAGGTGACCATACATCCCACAAAGGCGCCCACGAAGCGGGTCACTATTCCCGCCGATACCGTCGTACTCGTCACGCCCAACCAGTCGGTACGCTATCTCTATGATGAAATCAGGCACCGCCATCCCGATGTGCATCTGATAGGCGACGCGCTTGCCCCGCGCGATGTGCAATATGCAATTGCCGATGGTCACCGGGCAATGCGTCCACCGGCGCCAGTGGTAGGTGATCGCAGCCCGGCCTGA
- a CDS encoding epoxide hydrolase family protein produces MSIETFAVDWPADQRARIMRQVKDYALPPAPEGDGWSVGCDAAFLSRLRDHWLEVFDWDKAIARLNSFPQFSTMIDGLKIHYIHARAEVENAPALLLLHGWPSSPFEFFGVIERLSNPSRFGGDPADAVEVIVPSLPGYGFSGKPDGIVGPQFIADIINTLMIQKLGKGSYLAHGGDWGAVVSSWLAIRHPEHVRAIHLGMISLPMPARPETPEEQDWVVRYGQVQRDMGGYSHLQGSRPQSLAWLAAGNPVGQAAWIAERYHDWSDLRDRPFEQVYDLDWLLTAILVYVMNDAFASAAYLYNGLARESGGSVTTLSRGERCEVPTAFTNRLGDPRIIPPPRSRIEQSYNIVQWRDAEKGGHFPAHEQPGDFVEDLQEWLVAARRRK; encoded by the coding sequence ATGAGCATCGAAACATTCGCAGTGGATTGGCCTGCCGATCAGCGCGCCAGGATCATGCGCCAGGTAAAGGATTATGCTCTCCCACCCGCGCCTGAGGGTGATGGCTGGTCCGTCGGATGCGATGCGGCCTTTCTGTCGCGATTGCGCGATCACTGGCTGGAGGTTTTCGACTGGGACAAGGCAATCGCCCGTTTGAACAGCTTTCCTCAATTCTCGACGATGATCGACGGGCTCAAAATCCACTACATCCACGCCAGGGCCGAAGTGGAAAACGCACCCGCCTTGCTTCTACTGCACGGCTGGCCGAGTTCCCCTTTCGAGTTTTTCGGAGTTATCGAGCGGCTGAGCAACCCGTCCCGCTTTGGCGGCGATCCGGCCGATGCCGTCGAGGTTATCGTGCCGAGCCTTCCGGGCTATGGCTTCAGCGGCAAGCCAGACGGGATCGTCGGCCCTCAGTTCATCGCGGATATCATCAACACGCTGATGATCCAAAAGCTGGGGAAAGGCAGCTATCTTGCGCATGGCGGGGATTGGGGAGCCGTCGTCAGCTCGTGGCTGGCGATCCGCCATCCGGAGCATGTGCGCGCCATCCATCTCGGCATGATCTCGCTCCCGATGCCGGCCCGGCCCGAAACGCCGGAAGAACAGGATTGGGTTGTGCGGTACGGCCAGGTTCAGCGTGACATGGGCGGCTATAGCCATTTGCAGGGGAGCAGGCCCCAGTCGCTCGCCTGGCTTGCCGCAGGCAACCCCGTGGGGCAGGCAGCGTGGATAGCCGAACGATATCATGACTGGTCAGATCTTCGCGATCGGCCTTTTGAACAGGTCTATGATCTCGACTGGCTGCTCACGGCTATTCTCGTTTACGTCATGAACGACGCATTCGCATCAGCCGCCTATCTCTACAACGGTCTGGCGCGCGAAAGCGGGGGCAGTGTTACAACCCTCAGCCGCGGGGAAAGGTGCGAGGTTCCAACCGCCTTCACCAACCGGCTGGGCGATCCGCGCATCATCCCGCCGCCTCGCTCCCGCATCGAACAGAGCTATAATATCGTCCAGTGGCGCGACGCGGAAAAAGGGGGGCATTTCCCCGCTCATGAACAGCCCGGTGACTTTGTCGAGGACTTGCAGGAATGGCTGGTCGCGGCGCGCCGGCGAAAGTGA
- a CDS encoding nuclear transport factor 2 family protein, with protein MDEPDTLIDRMRIREVADLYFFYCDAHEPENVVRCFAREGVFRSATQAEMALRGHAQLEEGFRSFTGYGRACHSVATMEINVTGQTATSRLFGTCFLSGAAKVGDPVFVRGLRYSDRWIIEDGRWVIAERVHEAFWQFESTLIDRMLPEKSCAPVEPRR; from the coding sequence TTGGATGAACCCGACACCCTAATCGACCGGATGAGAATCCGCGAAGTCGCCGATCTCTATTTTTTCTACTGCGATGCGCACGAGCCCGAAAATGTGGTGCGCTGCTTTGCACGCGAGGGCGTTTTCCGTTCCGCCACCCAGGCTGAAATGGCGCTCCGGGGGCACGCGCAGCTGGAAGAGGGATTCAGAAGTTTCACCGGCTACGGCCGCGCCTGCCACAGCGTGGCCACGATGGAGATCAACGTGACCGGTCAAACGGCTACCAGCCGCTTGTTCGGCACCTGTTTCCTGTCCGGCGCCGCCAAAGTTGGAGATCCCGTCTTCGTCCGGGGGCTTCGCTACAGCGACCGGTGGATAATCGAGGACGGGCGCTGGGTGATCGCCGAGCGGGTCCACGAAGCGTTCTGGCAGTTCGAGAGCACGCTGATCGACCGCATGTTGCCGGAAAAGTCATGCGCACCGGTTGAGCCGCGGCGCTGA